GACGGCCGGAGCCGGTGTGACGAGGACTGGACATGAAGATGGAATCCCTCCAACGAGCTGGAGGACCCGGGCCCAGAACACCTCCCCGTGAGGTCCGGCAGGGTCGGTGACCCTTCCGAGGCACCTGTAGCCCGACACCCCGACCTGCAAACCCCCCGGGGTGTCGACTGAGGTAGACATGCCGCGTGCAGGCACCCACCGACCTCGACGCCGCCGACCCGCTGGCGGCGTACCGCGACCGCTTCGTCGGTGCCGAGACCCCGCTGGTCTACTTCGACGGCAACTCGCTGGGCCGGCCGCTGCGGGCGACCGGCCCGAGGCTGGCGGCGTTCGTGGACCAGGAGTGGGGCGGGAGGCTGATCCGGGGCTGGGACGAGCGGTGGTTCGACCTGCCGCGCACGCTCGGTGACCGCCTCGGCGAGGTCTGCCTCGGCGCGGCGGCCGGCCAGGTCGCGATCGGGGACTCGACGACGGTGCTGCTCTACAAGCTGATGCGCGCCGCCGTCGCCGCGCGGCCCGGGCGGACCGAGATCGTGCTCGACCGCGACCAGTTCCCGACCGACCGGTACGTCGCCGACGGCGTGGCCCGCGAGTGCGGGCTCACCCTGCGCTGGATCGAGGTCGACACCAACGCCGGCGTCACCGCCGACCAGCTCGCCGCGGTGGTCGGCCCGCAGACCGCGCTGGTCGTCGTCAACCACGTGGCCTACCGCTCGGCGTACCTGGCCGACGCACCCGAGCTCACCCGGATCGCCCACGACGCCGGCGCGCTCGTGCTCTGGGACCTCTGCCACTCCGCCGGCGTGGTGCCCACCGAGCTGGACGCCTGGGACGTCGACCTGGCCGTGGGCTGCTCCTACAAGTACCTCAACGGCGGCCCCGGCGCCCCGGCGTTCCTCTACGTCGCCGAGCGCCTCCAGGACGAGCTCACCCAGCCGATCCAGGGCTGGATGGGTGCCGACGACCCGTTCCTCATGGGGCCGTCCTACGTCCCCGCCCCCGGCATCCGCCGCTTCCTGTCGGGCACCCCGGCGATCGTCGGGATGCTCGCTCTGGCGGACATGGTCGAGCTGATCGCCGAGGCCGGTCTGGACGCGGTGCGCGCCAAGTCCGTCGGCCTCACGGCGTACGCCGTCGACGTGGCCGACGCGCTCCTGGCCCCGGCCGGCGTCGTGCTCGCGTCACCGGCCGACCCCGAGCGCCGGGGCGGGCACGTGACGCTGCGCCACCCGCTGATGCGCGCGGCCACTGCGGCTCTGTGGGAGCGCGACGTCATCCCCGACTACCGCGACCCCGACGGCCTGCGGATCGGGCTGTCACCGCTGTCCACGTCGTACGCCGAGGTGCGGGCCGGCCTCGAGGCGGTCGCGGACGTGCTCGAGGAAGTGCCGCCCCTCGGTGGCTGAGGTGCGAGGCCGTCCACGGCCGAGCCTCGAAGCCTCCGCAGGGGGAGGCACCCGCTCAAGCGGGGGGCCGGGCCTCACCAGGCTTCGAGGGTCGGCCGTGGACGGCCTCCCACCTCAGCCACCGTGGTCAGTGGACGTGGTTGCGCCAGTCGGCCGGCACGCGTCCGGCCGGCCCAGGGACGGGCTGGTCGTCGGGGTGGGCGGTCGGCGGGGCGAGGTCGGGGCCGTCGACGGAGTCCTCGGCCTCGAAGTCCCAGAACCAGTCCTCGCCGGGCTCGAAGCTCTGCATGACGCGGTGGCCGGTCGCCCGGAAGTGCGCGGAGGCGTGCTGGGCGGGGGAGGAGTCGCAGCAGCCGACGTGCCCGCACTGGGCGCAGCGGCGCAGGTGCACCCACCAGCCGCCGGCCTCGTCGCACTCGGCGCAGCCGGTGCCGCTCGGCGGGACGGTGGGGTCGATGCCGGTGGTGGTCACGGAGCGACGCTACCGGGATCGCGGTACGGGTCCCAGGGCTGCGGCTGCGGCCGGGCCCGCCGGTCGAGCTGGAGCGCGAGCCAGAACAGCAGCAGGAAGAAGACCGTGATCCCGGCGACCGCGATCAGCACGCCGGGCCAGCCGTGCTCCTCGCGGTGGTCGAGGAACGGGTAGGGGTACCAGCCGCTGGCCAGCCCGACCACCATCGTGTACGCCGTCCAGGCCAGCGGCCAGCAGAGCGCCAGCCCGACGTCCCGGCGCTCGATGCGCGGCCGCGGGCCGAACAGCACGAACCCGACGAAGGCCAGCACCGGCACCACGACGTGCAGGAGCTTGTCGGCCGCCCAGTCGGCGCCGTCGAGGTCGAGCAGCGGGCGGAGCAGGAAGAAGTGCACGACGCCGGTCACGGTGATGCCGACGACCGCCGCGAGCCGGACCGCGCGCCACACCGTGCCGTCGCGCAGCGGGTCGCGGGCCAGCTGGGCGGTCACGACCGCGACCAGGACGTTGCTCTGGATCGTGAAGTAGGAGACGAACCGCACCAGCCGCAAACCCAGGCCGGGCGGGTCCTGCTCGTCGAGCACCCGGCCACCGTGGACGACGAGCACGAGCTGGAGCACGAGCGCGACGACGGCCACGACGGCCGTCAGTGCGTGCCAGAGTCGAGCAGTGCGCAGGGTCACGGGCCAGACACTAGGGTCCACGGGTGCCCGAGGAGAACGAGTACGGCCAGTCCGTCGGCGACCTCGTCCCCGGCTGGGCGCCCCGGCCGCGGCCGCGCCCGGTCACGCTCGAGGGGCGCTACGTCGTCGTCGAGCCGCTCTCGACGGGCCACGCCCAGGGGCTGTACGCCGCCACCTGCGGTCCGGAGGACCAGGCGCTGTGGACCTACCGCGCCACCGGGGCGCCCACGAGCGAGGCCGAGATGACCGCGCTGGTCGCCCGCACCCTCACCACGCCGGACCTGCTGACCTTCGCGCTGGTGCCCGAGGGCCGCGGCGCCGAGGGCCTCGCGTCGTACACGCGCATCGATCCGGCCACCGGGCAGGTCGAGGTGGCCGGCGTGCTCTTCGGTCGCAGCCTGCAGCGCACGCGGGCGGCCACCGAGGCCGTGCACCTGCTGATGCGGCACGCGTTCGAGGAGCTGGGCTACCGCCGCTTCGAGTGGAAGTGCGACTCGCTCAACGAGCCGTCGCGGCGGGCGGCGCAGCGGCTGGGCTTCACCTACGAGGGCCGGTTCCGCCACCACCTGGTGGTCAAGGGCCGCAACCGCGACACCGACTGGTTCTCGATCACCGACACCGAGTGGCCGGCGGTCCGGGCCGCGCACGAGGCGTGGCTGGACCCGGCGAACTTCGACGACGCGGGCGCCCAGCGCCGTCGGCTGTCCGTGGCACGGTAGTGCGCATGGACCAACGCATCAGCTTCCTGACCCTGGCCGTGAGCGACCTCGAGGCCTCGCGGCGCTTCTACCTCGACGGCCTCGGCTGGGACGCCGAGGTGGAGGTCGAGGGCGACGTGGTGATGATCCGCGCGGGCGAGCGGCTCGTCCTCTCGCTGTGGGACCGCGGCCACTTCGAGGCCGAGGTCGGCGCCATCGCCGCGCCGGCCGGCGCCATCGCGCCGTTCACGATCTCCCACAACGTGGCCTCGCCGGAGGAGGTCGACGCCGTGCTCGAGACCGCGCGCGCCGCCGGCGCCGACCCGGTGCACGCCGGTGAGCACCGCGCGTGGGGCGGCTACAGCGGCTACTTCGGCGACCCCGACGGCTACCGCTGGGAGATCGCGCACAACCCGCAGGACATCGGGATGTCGGTCGTGCCTCAGTAGGTCCTGAGCCAGGGCCAGACCACGAACGCCGTGGGCAGCACGAGCACGCCGACCGCGAGCGCGACCAGCACGACGGCCTGCAGCCGGTGCGGGCCGCGGTCGCCGAGCAGCCGCACGCGCACCAGCAGGCTCGACTCCACCGCCGCCGCGCCGAGCGCGAAGTCCGGGCCGCCCGCGCGGCCCTCGGCCAGGGTCAGCAGGGCCTGCCCGAGCGCCCGGCGGTCGGAGCAGCGCGTGGCGGCCCGGTCGGCCAGCACCTCCACCAGCAGCCGGACCTCCGACAGCGCGGCGGCGCTGGAGACCCAGCGCGGGAACGCGTGGTGCAGCACGCTGAACGCCTCGAGGACCAGGTCGTGGCGAGCCCGCAGGTGCGCGCGCTCGTGCTGGAGCACCGCGCTGACCTCGGCGGGGGAGAGGCGGTCGAGCGTGCCGGCCGACACCACGACTCGCTCGACCCGACGGCCGGGCACGCAGTAGGCCACCGGCACGTCGTGCTCCAGCACCGCCGTCCGGCCGGGCGCGCGGGCGTCGGCGCGGGCCAGCAGGTCGAGCTGCTCGCGGTGGCGGCGCCGGAGGGCGCGCAGGTCGGTGCCGACCAGGTGGCCGCTGAGCAGCAGCCGGCCCAGGACCAGCGCGGTGAGCACGAGCGCGACCAGGTCGGGCCACCCGACCGGGCCGGTCACCACCGACAGCCCGGCGCCGAGCGCGGCGAGCACCGCGGCCAGGGCCACGCCCTGCCAGAGCAGCATCGCGGCGCGCGGCGTACGACGGGTGCGGGGGACCCGCGCCAGCACCGCGGGCACCGGACCGGCCAGCAGCACGGCCAGGGCCCCGAGGACCAGCGGGGTGGGCACCCTCAGTCCAGCTGGTCGAGGGCGGCGCGGAGGGCGGCGACGTCCGCCGCGCTGGCGGTGTCCACGAACGCCGCCAGTGCGCTGCGCCGGTCGTGGGCGTCGAAGTCCGCGAGGGTCTCGCGCATCAGGTCGGCGGTCATCTCGGCGCGGCTGGCCCGGGCGCGGTAGCGGTAGGCCCGCCCGTCGCGCTCCTGGGCCACCAGCTCCTTGCGGGCCAACCGGTCCATCACCGTCATCACCGTCGTGTAGGCGATGTCGCGCTCCTCGGCCAGCGCCGCGTGCACCTCGCGCACCGTGAGTCCGTCGTGGGCGGGGTCGGCCGGCGCGGCCCAGAGCTGCTCCATCACGGAGCGCTCCAGCTCACCGAGGGATCGCAAGGGCATGTCCTGATTGTACCTACGGGGGTCGTAGTACTACATTCCGTAGTAGATACTACGACGTGTAGTAGAAGGAGCGCCACATGGACGTCGTCGACATCGCCCGCTGGCAGTTCGGCATCACGACCGTCTACCACTTCCTCTTCGTGCCGCTCACGATCGGGCTGACCGCGCTGGTCGCCGTGCTCGAGACGCGGTGGGTGTGGACCCGCGACCCGGCGCTCCTCCGGCTCACCCGGTTCTTCGGCAAGCTGCTGCTCATCAACTTCGCCATCGGCGTGGTGACCGGCATCGTGCAGGAGTTCCAGTTCGGGATGAACTGGTCGGACTACTCCCGCTTCGTCGGCGACGTCTTCGGTGCGCCGCTGGCCATCGAGGGGCTGCTGGCCTTCTTCCTCGAGTCGACGTTCCTCGGCCTGTGGATCTTCGGCTGGGACAAGCTGCCGCGCGGGCTGCACGCGGCGTGCATGTGGGTCGTGCACCTCGGCACGCTGTTCTCGGCCTGGTTCATCCTGGCCGCGAACTCCTGGATGCAGCACCCGGTCGGCTACCGCTACGACGCGGAGTCCGGCCGCGCGGAGCTCACCGACTTCTGGGCGGTGATGTTCAACAAGGTCCAGCTCGTCACGTTCCCGCACGTCGTCCTGGCGGCGTACCTGACCGCGGGGCTGTTCCTCGTCGCGGTCTCGGGCTGGCTGCACGCCTCCGACCGGCACCGCGAGGACCGGGCGGTGCACCGCACGGCGCTGCGCCTCGGCGCGGCCGTGGCCATGGTGGCCGGTCTCGGGGTCGCGGTCAGCGGCGACCTCCAGGGCAAGGTGATGACCGAGGTCCAGCCCATGAAGATGGCCGCGGCCGAGGGGCTCTACGAGACCCGCGACTCCTGCGCGCCGTTCTCCGTGCTCACCATCGGCTCGCTGGACGGGCGCGAGGAGAAGAAGGCCTTCACCGTGCCGTGCCTGCTGTCCTTCCTCGGCACCGGCTCGGTCGACGGCCGGGTCGAGGGCATCGACGACCTGCGCGCGGAGTACGCCGAGCGCTACGGCCAGGACCCCGGCTCGGCGTACTACCAGGTCGACGACTACGTGCCTGTCGTCCCCGTGACCTACTGGTCCTTCCGGCTCATGATCGGTCTGGGCATGGGCGCGGCCTCGGGCGGCGCGCTCGTGCTGTGGCTGACCCGGCGCGGCCGGACGCCGTCGGGCCGGTGGTTCCGCACGCTCTGCGTGGCCCTGCCGCTCGGCGCTGCGGCCGGCAACTCCTTCGGCTGGATCTTCACCGAGATGGGCCGCCAGCCCTGGGTGGTCTTCGGGCTGATGACCACCGACCACGCCGTGTCGCCGAGCGTCTCGGTGACCGAGGCGCTGATCTCGGTCGTCACCCTCACCGCGCTGTACGGCGTGCTGGCGGTCATCGAGATCGGGCTGATCCTGCTCACCGTCCGCTCCGGCCCCGCGCCGTACGTCGAGCCGGCCGCACCGGACGACGACGCCGAGGACCGCCCGCTCGCCTTCGCCTACTGACCCTCGACTGGAGACCCGTCATGGAGCTCACCACCGTCTGGTTCGCGCTGATCGCCCTGCTGTGGATCGGCTACTTCGCCCTGGAGGGCTTCGACTTCGGCGTCGGCATGCTGCTGCCGGTGCTGGCCCGCGACAACACCGAGCGGCGGGTGCTCATCAACACCATCGGCCCGGTCTGGGACGGCAACGAGGTGTGGGTGCTGGTGGCCGGCGGCGCGACCTTCGCGGCGTTCCCGGAGTGGTACGCGACGCTGTTCAGCGGCTTCTACCTGCCGCTGCTGCTCATCCTGGTCGCGCTCATCGTGCGCGGGCTGGCCTTCGAGTACCGCCACCAGCGCGAGGACCGCACCTGGCAGCGGCGCTGGGACCTGGCCCTGATCGTCGGCTCGTTCGTGCCCGCGCTGCTGTGGGGCGTGGCCTTCGCCAACCTGGTGCGCGGCGTGCCGCTCGACGCCGACCACGAGTTCACCGGCTCCCTGCTCACCCTGCTGCACCCGTTCGGGCTGCTCGGCGGCGTGGTCACGCTCCTGCTGTTCCTGACCCACGGCGCGGTCTTCGTCTCGCTCAAGACCGACGGCGACATCCGCCACCGCGCCCGGGCGCTCGCCCTCAGGCTCAGTGGCGTTGATGTCGTTGCGCTGTCAGGTCTGGAAGTCTGGATCCAGACATCGAGCGGTAGTACGTCATCGGGTCTGGTGTTCGGAGCATCGGTCGTCGCGTTCCTCGCCGGCGTGGTGGCGCTGCGCGCCGGGCGCGAGGGCCGGGCGTTCCTGGGCACGTTCGTGACCATCGCGCTGCTGGTGGCCGGGCTGTTCCTGGCGCTGTTCCCCGACGTGATGCCGTCGACCACGGACGCGGCGTACTCGCTGACGACGACCAACGCCGCCGCGACGCCGTACACGCTGGAGATCATGACCTGGGTGGCGCTGCTGTTCACGCCGCTGGTGGTCGGCTACCAGGCCTGGTCCTACTGGGTGTTCCGCAAGCGGATCTCGGTGCACCACATCCCGGTCGCGTCGTGAGGCCCCACCTCGCGGTCGCGCGGCTGCCGCTGGCGCTCGTCGTCGCGGGGCAGGTGGTGGCGGGGCTGCTCGTCGTCATCCAGGCGTACGCCGCCGCGTGGCTGGTCAGCGGGCTGCTCGCCGGCTCGGGCTCCTGGCCGCGGGCGTGCGCGCTGCTCGTCGCGGCGCTCCTGGGTCGCGCCCTCGCCGGCTGGGTGGTGGACGTGGCGGCCGCCGCGGCCGCGGCCCGGGTCGGGACCGCGCTGCGCGCGCGGGTGCTGCACGCGGTGCTGGACGACCCGGCCGCCGCACGCAGTCCCGGCGAGGTCACGGCGCTGGCCACGCGCGGCGTGGCCGCGGTGGAGCCGTACCTCACCCGCTACGTCCCGGCCCTCGTCACCGGAGCGGTCCTGCCGGTGGTCACGGTGGCGGTGCTGTTCCGGGTCGACTGGATCGCCGGGCTGGTCGTGGCGGCGACGCTGCCGCTGGTCCCGCTGTTCGCCGCGCTGGTCGGGGTCGAGACCCGGCGCCGGGCCGAGCGGCAGTGGCGAGCGATGTCGGGGCTGGCCGGCCACTTCGTGGACGTGGTCCGCGGTCTGCCCACGCTCGTCGTGCACCGCCGGGCCGACGCGCAGGCGGCGACGATCCGGAAGGTGACCGAGCGGTACCGCCGGGCCAACCGCGACCTCCTCCGGCTGGCCTTCGCCTCCTCCGCGGTCCTCGAGCTCGTGGCCACGCTCTCGGTCGCGCTGGTCGCGGTCGTGGTCGGCCTCCGGCTCGCGGCCGGCGGGCTGGACCTGCGCACCGCGCTCGTCGTGCTCCTGCTGGCGCCCGAGGCCTACTGGCCGCTGCGCCGGGTCGGCGCCGAGTTCCACGCCGCGGCGGAGGGCAGCGCGACCCTCGCCGCCATCGCGGACCTCCCTCCCGCCGGCCGCCGCGACGGGCGCCACCCGTCGGGCGGGCCGCTGGTCCTCGACGACGTGACCCTGACCTGGCCCGGTCGGACGACGCCGGCGGTCACCGGGCTGTCCGCGGTCCTGCCCGAGCGCGGGCTCACGGTCCTCACCGGCGCGAGCGGCTGCGGCAAGAGCACCGTTCTGGCCGCCCTCCTGGGTGAGCTCACCCCGACGGCCGGCCGGGTGGTCGCACCGCCGCTGGACCGGATCGCCCACCTCCGGCAGCGGCCGTGGCTGGCCGACGCCACGGTGGCCGAGAACGTCCGCCTCGGCCGGCCCTGCGCCACCGACGCCGAGGTCGCCGCGGCCCTGGCCACCGTCGGCCTGGCCCTCGACCCGGACCTGCGGCTCGGCGAGGACGGCGCCGGCCTGTCCGCCGGCCAGCGCGCCCGTCTGGCCCTGGCGCGGGTGCTGGTCTCGGACCGCCCGTACGTCCTCCTCGACGAGCCCTCCGCCCACCTCGACGCCGACACCGAGGCGCTCGTGGTCGACGTCGTCCGCGACCTGGCCCGCACCCGCTGCGTCGTCGCGGTCGCCCACCGCCCCGCTCTGGTCGAGGCGGCCGACTCCGTCCTGGCCCTCCCCGCACCCGCCCCGAGCCGGCCGCACCCCACCGCGGACCCGCGCGCGACGGCCACCGCCCCGGCTAGGGCCGACGTGCCCACGCGTCGGGTCCCGTGGGCGGCCGTCTGGGGCCTGGGCGTGCTGGCCAGCACCTCGGGCGTCGCGCTCACCGCCACCGCCGGCTGGCTGATCGCCACCGCGGCCGAGCGGCCTCCGGTCCTGACCCTCATGGTCGCGATCGTGGGCGTGCGGACCTTCGGCCTGGCCCGCCCGGTGCTGCGGTGGCTCGAGCGGCTGCTCGGGCACGACCGCGCCCTCCACGAGCTGGCCGGGCGCCGTGCCGAGGTGTACGCCGCCCTCGTGCCACTCGTCCCCGGCCGGCTCGGCCGGCGCCGCGGAGACCTGCTCGCGAGCGTGGTCGACGACGTGGACGCCCTGCTCGACGAGCGCCTCCGGGTCCGCGCGCCGCTGTGGACCTGGCTGGGCACCACCGTGCTGACCGCGACCGTCGCCGCCTGGCTGGACCCGAGGGCGGGCGCCGTGGTGCTGGCCACCACGCTGCTCGGCGGCGGCGCGGCCTGGCTGACCGCTCGCGCCGGCGCGCGGCGCACCGGCGAGCGGGCCCTGGCCGGGCGGGCCGCGCTCAGCCGGCGGGTGCTCGAGCTGGTCACCGACGCCCGTCCCCTCGCGCAGTGGCAGGCGGGCGGGCGTGCCCTCGGCCGCGTCGAACGCGAGGCGATGCTCCACCAGGCGGCGACCAGGCGCAGGACGCGTGGGCTGGCCACCGCCCGCCTCGCACCGGCCGTGGCCACGGCGGCCGCGGTCGTGGGCACCGCGCTGGTGGCACCACCCACCCCGGTCGGCGCGCTCCTCCTGCTCCTGCCCCTCGCGCTGGCCGACGTGATGGCCCCGCTGGCCGATGCCGGTGCGCTGAGCCACGACACGCGCGCCGCCGTACGCCGTCTCGACGCGCTCACCGCCCTCGAGCCGGCGGTCACCGACCCCGAGCGCCCCGAGCGGCCGCGGGGCAGCAGCGTCGAGCTCGACGCGGGGTGCGCCCACTGGCCCGGCGGCCGCGGCGTCGGACCGGTCGACCTGAGGCTCGACGAGGGCGCGAGCGTCGCCGTCGTCGGCCCGTCGGGATCCGGCAAGAGCACGCTGGCCGCGGTGCTGGTCCGGTTCCTCGCCCCGAGCCGCGGCCGCTACACCCTGGGCGGCGCGAGCGCGCTCACGGCGGACGACGTGCGCCGGCGGGTCGGCCTGCTCGACGACGACCCCTACCTGTTCGCCTCGACCCTGGCCGAGAACGTCCGCCTGGCCCGGCCGGACGCCACCGACGCCGAGGTCGCCGACGCCCTCGAGCGCGCGCACCTGGGGGAGTGGCTGGCCTCCCTGCCCGACGGCCTGGCCACCCGGCTCGGCGACGGCGCGGCCTCGGTCTCCGGCGGTGAGCGCGCCCGGATCGGGCTGGCCCGGCTGCTGCTGGCCGACCACCCGGTCCTGGTCCTGGACGAGCCGACCGCCCACCTCGATGCACCCACGGCCCAGGCCGTGGCCGACGACCTGCTGGCCGAGCGCGGCCGGCGCAGCGTCGTATGGATCACGCACGACGGCGTCGGCCTCGACCGGGTCGACCGGGTGCTGGACACCGGGGCGGGCGCACGCGAGAAGGTAGGGGTGTGAGCGACCCGAAGCAGACGCTGCGCTACCCCGAGGTGCTGGCCGAGGAGGGCCTGGAGGACTGGCGGTTCTTCCTGACCAAGCTGCACGCGCGCTTCCGGACGGGCAGCTTCACCAAGGGCCTCGAGCTCGTCACCCGCATCACCGCCGCCGCGGAGGAGGCCGACCACCACCCGGACGTGGTGCTGACCTACCCGCAGGTCGACGTGGACCTGTGGAGCCACGACGTCGGCGGTACGACGAGCCGCGACGTGGACCTGGCCCGGCGGATCAGCGCGATCGCCCGCGAGCTCGGCGTCGAGGCCACCCCGCGGGAGGTCCAGACGCTCGAGCTCGCGCTCGACGTGCCGTCGGCCGACGAGGTGCGCCCGTTCTGGGCCGCCGTGCTCGGCTACCGCGAGCACGAGGAGTGGCCGGAGGTGCAGGACCCCGGCGGGCGCAACAGCACGCTGTGGTTCCAAGACGCCCCGGGTGCCACCGGCCGGGTCCAGCAGCGCTTCCACCTCGACATCGTGGTGCCGCGCGAGGTGGCCGAGGAGCGGGTGCAGGCGGCCGTCGACGCCGGCGGCACGCTGGTCAGCACCGACGCGGTCCCGGCGTTCTGGATCCTGGCGGACGCGCACGGCAACCAGGTCTGCGTGTGCACCGCCGACGGGCGCGAGGGCGACGTCCAGTTCTGAGACGCCCGTCCCAGATGTTGGGACGACTCCGGCCCCGGAATGACGCGGCGCGGACCGGGCGACTACCGTGGCAGCATGCGCCAGCTCCTCGTACGCATGCGACGCGTCTGACACCAGGCACCCACGCCGCCGTCAGCGCGTCACCCCTCGTCGCCCACGCGGCCGAGGGGTTTTTGTTGGCCCACCCACGACCGAGGAACACAGAACATGAGCGAGCAGATCACCGGGGCCCAGAGCCTGGTCACGTCGCTGGAGGCAGCGGGCGTCACCGACATCTTCGGCATCCCGGGCGGCGCGATCCTCCCTGCGTACGACCCGCTCATGGACTCCTCGATCCGCCACATCCTGGTCCGCCACGAGCAGGGCGCGGGTCACGCGGCGCAGGGCTACGCCACCGCGACCGGTCGGGTCGGCGTCTGCATGGCCACGTCCGGCCCGGGCGCGACCAACCTGGTCACCCCGATCGCCGACGCCCACATGGACTCGGTCCCGATCGTGGCCATCACCGGCCAGGTCGGCGCGAGCTCGATCGGCACGGACGCCTTCCAGGAGGCCGACATCCGCGGCATCACGATGCCGATCACCAAGCACAACTTCCTGGTCAC
This genomic window from Nocardioides anomalus contains:
- a CDS encoding M56 family metallopeptidase, with protein sequence MPTPLVLGALAVLLAGPVPAVLARVPRTRRTPRAAMLLWQGVALAAVLAALGAGLSVVTGPVGWPDLVALVLTALVLGRLLLSGHLVGTDLRALRRRHREQLDLLARADARAPGRTAVLEHDVPVAYCVPGRRVERVVVSAGTLDRLSPAEVSAVLQHERAHLRARHDLVLEAFSVLHHAFPRWVSSAAALSEVRLLVEVLADRAATRCSDRRALGQALLTLAEGRAGGPDFALGAAAVESSLLVRVRLLGDRGPHRLQAVVLVALAVGVLVLPTAFVVWPWLRTY
- a CDS encoding GNAT family N-acetyltransferase; its protein translation is MPEENEYGQSVGDLVPGWAPRPRPRPVTLEGRYVVVEPLSTGHAQGLYAATCGPEDQALWTYRATGAPTSEAEMTALVARTLTTPDLLTFALVPEGRGAEGLASYTRIDPATGQVEVAGVLFGRSLQRTRAATEAVHLLMRHAFEELGYRRFEWKCDSLNEPSRRAAQRLGFTYEGRFRHHLVVKGRNRDTDWFSITDTEWPAVRAAHEAWLDPANFDDAGAQRRRLSVAR
- a CDS encoding cytochrome ubiquinol oxidase subunit I, producing MDVVDIARWQFGITTVYHFLFVPLTIGLTALVAVLETRWVWTRDPALLRLTRFFGKLLLINFAIGVVTGIVQEFQFGMNWSDYSRFVGDVFGAPLAIEGLLAFFLESTFLGLWIFGWDKLPRGLHAACMWVVHLGTLFSAWFILAANSWMQHPVGYRYDAESGRAELTDFWAVMFNKVQLVTFPHVVLAAYLTAGLFLVAVSGWLHASDRHREDRAVHRTALRLGAAVAMVAGLGVAVSGDLQGKVMTEVQPMKMAAAEGLYETRDSCAPFSVLTIGSLDGREEKKAFTVPCLLSFLGTGSVDGRVEGIDDLRAEYAERYGQDPGSAYYQVDDYVPVVPVTYWSFRLMIGLGMGAASGGALVLWLTRRGRTPSGRWFRTLCVALPLGAAAGNSFGWIFTEMGRQPWVVFGLMTTDHAVSPSVSVTEALISVVTLTALYGVLAVIEIGLILLTVRSGPAPYVEPAAPDDDAEDRPLAFAY
- a CDS encoding UBP-type zinc finger domain-containing protein; protein product: MTTTGIDPTVPPSGTGCAECDEAGGWWVHLRRCAQCGHVGCCDSSPAQHASAHFRATGHRVMQSFEPGEDWFWDFEAEDSVDGPDLAPPTAHPDDQPVPGPAGRVPADWRNHVH
- a CDS encoding Pr6Pr family membrane protein — protein: MTLRTARLWHALTAVVAVVALVLQLVLVVHGGRVLDEQDPPGLGLRLVRFVSYFTIQSNVLVAVVTAQLARDPLRDGTVWRAVRLAAVVGITVTGVVHFFLLRPLLDLDGADWAADKLLHVVVPVLAFVGFVLFGPRPRIERRDVGLALCWPLAWTAYTMVVGLASGWYPYPFLDHREEHGWPGVLIAVAGITVFFLLLFWLALQLDRRARPQPQPWDPYRDPGSVAP
- the cydB gene encoding cytochrome d ubiquinol oxidase subunit II, which codes for MELTTVWFALIALLWIGYFALEGFDFGVGMLLPVLARDNTERRVLINTIGPVWDGNEVWVLVAGGATFAAFPEWYATLFSGFYLPLLLILVALIVRGLAFEYRHQREDRTWQRRWDLALIVGSFVPALLWGVAFANLVRGVPLDADHEFTGSLLTLLHPFGLLGGVVTLLLFLTHGAVFVSLKTDGDIRHRARALALRLSGVDVVALSGLEVWIQTSSGSTSSGLVFGASVVAFLAGVVALRAGREGRAFLGTFVTIALLVAGLFLALFPDVMPSTTDAAYSLTTTNAAATPYTLEIMTWVALLFTPLVVGYQAWSYWVFRKRISVHHIPVAS
- a CDS encoding kynureninase, whose translation is MQAPTDLDAADPLAAYRDRFVGAETPLVYFDGNSLGRPLRATGPRLAAFVDQEWGGRLIRGWDERWFDLPRTLGDRLGEVCLGAAAGQVAIGDSTTVLLYKLMRAAVAARPGRTEIVLDRDQFPTDRYVADGVARECGLTLRWIEVDTNAGVTADQLAAVVGPQTALVVVNHVAYRSAYLADAPELTRIAHDAGALVLWDLCHSAGVVPTELDAWDVDLAVGCSYKYLNGGPGAPAFLYVAERLQDELTQPIQGWMGADDPFLMGPSYVPAPGIRRFLSGTPAIVGMLALADMVELIAEAGLDAVRAKSVGLTAYAVDVADALLAPAGVVLASPADPERRGGHVTLRHPLMRAATAALWERDVIPDYRDPDGLRIGLSPLSTSYAEVRAGLEAVADVLEEVPPLGG
- the cydD gene encoding thiol reductant ABC exporter subunit CydD encodes the protein MRPHLAVARLPLALVVAGQVVAGLLVVIQAYAAAWLVSGLLAGSGSWPRACALLVAALLGRALAGWVVDVAAAAAAARVGTALRARVLHAVLDDPAAARSPGEVTALATRGVAAVEPYLTRYVPALVTGAVLPVVTVAVLFRVDWIAGLVVAATLPLVPLFAALVGVETRRRAERQWRAMSGLAGHFVDVVRGLPTLVVHRRADAQAATIRKVTERYRRANRDLLRLAFASSAVLELVATLSVALVAVVVGLRLAAGGLDLRTALVVLLLAPEAYWPLRRVGAEFHAAAEGSATLAAIADLPPAGRRDGRHPSGGPLVLDDVTLTWPGRTTPAVTGLSAVLPERGLTVLTGASGCGKSTVLAALLGELTPTAGRVVAPPLDRIAHLRQRPWLADATVAENVRLGRPCATDAEVAAALATVGLALDPDLRLGEDGAGLSAGQRARLALARVLVSDRPYVLLDEPSAHLDADTEALVVDVVRDLARTRCVVAVAHRPALVEAADSVLALPAPAPSRPHPTADPRATATAPARADVPTRRVPWAAVWGLGVLASTSGVALTATAGWLIATAAERPPVLTLMVAIVGVRTFGLARPVLRWLERLLGHDRALHELAGRRAEVYAALVPLVPGRLGRRRGDLLASVVDDVDALLDERLRVRAPLWTWLGTTVLTATVAAWLDPRAGAVVLATTLLGGGAAWLTARAGARRTGERALAGRAALSRRVLELVTDARPLAQWQAGGRALGRVEREAMLHQAATRRRTRGLATARLAPAVATAAAVVGTALVAPPTPVGALLLLLPLALADVMAPLADAGALSHDTRAAVRRLDALTALEPAVTDPERPERPRGSSVELDAGCAHWPGGRGVGPVDLRLDEGASVAVVGPSGSGKSTLAAVLVRFLAPSRGRYTLGGASALTADDVRRRVGLLDDDPYLFASTLAENVRLARPDATDAEVADALERAHLGEWLASLPDGLATRLGDGAASVSGGERARIGLARLLLADHPVLVLDEPTAHLDAPTAQAVADDLLAERGRRSVVWITHDGVGLDRVDRVLDTGAGAREKVGV
- a CDS encoding BlaI/MecI/CopY family transcriptional regulator codes for the protein MPLRSLGELERSVMEQLWAAPADPAHDGLTVREVHAALAEERDIAYTTVMTVMDRLARKELVAQERDGRAYRYRARASRAEMTADLMRETLADFDAHDRRSALAAFVDTASAADVAALRAALDQLD
- a CDS encoding VOC family protein — protein: MDQRISFLTLAVSDLEASRRFYLDGLGWDAEVEVEGDVVMIRAGERLVLSLWDRGHFEAEVGAIAAPAGAIAPFTISHNVASPEEVDAVLETARAAGADPVHAGEHRAWGGYSGYFGDPDGYRWEIAHNPQDIGMSVVPQ